A region from the Benincasa hispida cultivar B227 chromosome 12, ASM972705v1, whole genome shotgun sequence genome encodes:
- the LOC120092585 gene encoding rRNA-processing protein UTP23 homolog isoform X3 has protein sequence MMPLLKLLETKCVRLELRALGQSYSRTFEAANQLFTARCNHVQRKSAEACIRDVIGESNPEHFFLATQDANLRQQLREIPGVPLIYGLRNALFMEQPSDVQRQFVKSLEEERMHMSEAERSLLKRKRKYEVESDKTNGPEDFGDQNSEPQVFEKKKKKKSIPNNMIDRAQFKRNKAKGPNPLSCLKKKVKPSSHPVAEKKKDDGNDGNAAPKQTRKRKRSRKGKEPTENVAS, from the exons ATGATGCCATTGCTAAAACTGTTGGAGACAAA ATGTGTACGCTTAGAGTTGAGAGCTCTTGGCCAATCATACTCCCGAACTTTTGAGGCAGCTAATCAGTTGTTCACTGCGAG ATGCAACCATGTACAAAGAAAGAGTGCTGAGGCATGTATCAGGGATGTGATTGGGGAATCAAATCCTGAGCATTTCTTTCTTGCCACTCAAGATGCTAATCTTAGGCAGCAGCTTCGTGAG ATCCCTGGGGTCCCACTCATATATGGTCTGAGAAATGCACTTTTCATGGAGCAACCATCCGATGTGCAACGACAGTTTGTTAAGTctttagaagaagaaagaatgcaCATGTCTGAGGCAGAAAGAAGTTTATTGAAGAGAAAAAGGAAGTATGAGGTGGAATCCGATAAAACTAATGGACCTGAAGATTTTGGAGATCAAAATTCAGAACCGCAGGTCTtcgaaaaaaagaagaaaaagaaaagcattCCAAATAATATGATAGACAGAGCTCAATTCAAGCGAAACAAAGCAAAG GGTCCGAATCCACTTTCATGTTTGAAGAAAAAGGTCAAACCAAGCTCACATCCTGTTGCAGAGAAG AAGAAGGATGATGGTAATGATGGTAATGCTGCTCCAAAGCAGACTCGGAAACGCAAACGGTCACGAAAGGGCAAAGAGCCAACCGAGAATGTTGCGTCATAG
- the LOC120092585 gene encoding rRNA-processing protein UTP23 homolog isoform X2: protein MGIKKQKRQRRAVRFYTTCCGFRPPFKIFLDGTFVHHLISNQIMPADDAIAKTVGDKVKLFTSRCVRLELRALGQSYSRTFEAANQLFTARCNHVQRKSAEACIRDVIGESNPEHFFLATQDANLRQQLREIPGVPLIYGLRNALFMEQPSDVQRQFVKSLEEERMHMSEAERSLLKRKRKYEVESDKTNGPEDFGDQNSEPQVFEKKKKKKSIPNNMIDRAQFKRNKAKGPNPLSCLKKKVKPSSHPVAEKKDDGNDGNAAPKQTRKRKRSRKGKEPTENVAS, encoded by the exons ATGGGAATCAAAAAACAAAAGCGTCAACGAAGAGCTGTGAGATTCTACACTACATGTTGTGGGTTCCGGCCTCCCTTTAAGATCTTCTTGGATGGTACTTTTGTGCACCATCTTATCTCCAATCAGATAATGCCCGCTGATGATGCCATTGCTAAAACTGTTGGAGACAAAGTTAAGCTTTTTACCAGTAG ATGTGTACGCTTAGAGTTGAGAGCTCTTGGCCAATCATACTCCCGAACTTTTGAGGCAGCTAATCAGTTGTTCACTGCGAG ATGCAACCATGTACAAAGAAAGAGTGCTGAGGCATGTATCAGGGATGTGATTGGGGAATCAAATCCTGAGCATTTCTTTCTTGCCACTCAAGATGCTAATCTTAGGCAGCAGCTTCGTGAG ATCCCTGGGGTCCCACTCATATATGGTCTGAGAAATGCACTTTTCATGGAGCAACCATCCGATGTGCAACGACAGTTTGTTAAGTctttagaagaagaaagaatgcaCATGTCTGAGGCAGAAAGAAGTTTATTGAAGAGAAAAAGGAAGTATGAGGTGGAATCCGATAAAACTAATGGACCTGAAGATTTTGGAGATCAAAATTCAGAACCGCAGGTCTtcgaaaaaaagaagaaaaagaaaagcattCCAAATAATATGATAGACAGAGCTCAATTCAAGCGAAACAAAGCAAAG GGTCCGAATCCACTTTCATGTTTGAAGAAAAAGGTCAAACCAAGCTCACATCCTGTTGCAGAGAAG AAGGATGATGGTAATGATGGTAATGCTGCTCCAAAGCAGACTCGGAAACGCAAACGGTCACGAAAGGGCAAAGAGCCAACCGAGAATGTTGCGTCATAG
- the LOC120092585 gene encoding rRNA-processing protein UTP23 homolog isoform X1 produces the protein MGIKKQKRQRRAVRFYTTCCGFRPPFKIFLDGTFVHHLISNQIMPADDAIAKTVGDKVKLFTSRCVRLELRALGQSYSRTFEAANQLFTARCNHVQRKSAEACIRDVIGESNPEHFFLATQDANLRQQLREIPGVPLIYGLRNALFMEQPSDVQRQFVKSLEEERMHMSEAERSLLKRKRKYEVESDKTNGPEDFGDQNSEPQVFEKKKKKKSIPNNMIDRAQFKRNKAKGPNPLSCLKKKVKPSSHPVAEKKKDDGNDGNAAPKQTRKRKRSRKGKEPTENVAS, from the exons ATGGGAATCAAAAAACAAAAGCGTCAACGAAGAGCTGTGAGATTCTACACTACATGTTGTGGGTTCCGGCCTCCCTTTAAGATCTTCTTGGATGGTACTTTTGTGCACCATCTTATCTCCAATCAGATAATGCCCGCTGATGATGCCATTGCTAAAACTGTTGGAGACAAAGTTAAGCTTTTTACCAGTAG ATGTGTACGCTTAGAGTTGAGAGCTCTTGGCCAATCATACTCCCGAACTTTTGAGGCAGCTAATCAGTTGTTCACTGCGAG ATGCAACCATGTACAAAGAAAGAGTGCTGAGGCATGTATCAGGGATGTGATTGGGGAATCAAATCCTGAGCATTTCTTTCTTGCCACTCAAGATGCTAATCTTAGGCAGCAGCTTCGTGAG ATCCCTGGGGTCCCACTCATATATGGTCTGAGAAATGCACTTTTCATGGAGCAACCATCCGATGTGCAACGACAGTTTGTTAAGTctttagaagaagaaagaatgcaCATGTCTGAGGCAGAAAGAAGTTTATTGAAGAGAAAAAGGAAGTATGAGGTGGAATCCGATAAAACTAATGGACCTGAAGATTTTGGAGATCAAAATTCAGAACCGCAGGTCTtcgaaaaaaagaagaaaaagaaaagcattCCAAATAATATGATAGACAGAGCTCAATTCAAGCGAAACAAAGCAAAG GGTCCGAATCCACTTTCATGTTTGAAGAAAAAGGTCAAACCAAGCTCACATCCTGTTGCAGAGAAG AAGAAGGATGATGGTAATGATGGTAATGCTGCTCCAAAGCAGACTCGGAAACGCAAACGGTCACGAAAGGGCAAAGAGCCAACCGAGAATGTTGCGTCATAG